The region GCGTTCAGGTGAAAGCGTGCGATCACGATCACGAACACCGGGAACAGCAGGTTGGCCGGGAATGCGGCGAGGAACTGCGCGAGCGGCTGCAGCTTCTCGGCGAGCTTCGGGCGCAGCCCGATCCACACGCCGACCGGCACCCAGATCACCGACGCGATCGCAATCAGCACGACCACGCGCAACAACGTGATCAGCCCGAGCATGATCACGTGCCCAACCTCGGCCATCGTCACGCCGGTCGCGACGAAGCTGACGACACGCCACACGATGTACGCGGTGCCGGCCAGCAACAGCGCCGCCCATGCGATGTCGACCGTGCGCGACGCCTTCTTCTCGACTTTCGGCAGCGTAAAGCGCATCGCCCCCGACAGCGGCAGGCGCAGCGGAACCCGCGCGGCCTTCGCGAAGAACCAGCCGGCTGGCACGAGCAGCTGATGAATCAGCCGCGTGCGGCGCACCAGGTCGAGCAGCCACGATTGCGGCGCGTCGCCCGACGCGGTGTTCTCCATCCGGAACTTGTCGGCCCACGCGATCAGCGGCCGGAACAGCAACTGATCGTACGCGAGGATCACGACGGTCATCGTCAGGATCACCCAGCCGATCGCGCCGAGGTTCTTGTCCGAGATCGCCTGCGCGAGATATGCGCCGATGCCCGGCAGCGTGATCGTCTGGTTGCCGACGGTGATCGCCTCCGACGCGACGACGAAGAACCAGCCGCCCGACATCGACATCATCATGTTCCAGATCAGCCCCGGCATCGAGAACGGCACCTCGAGCTTCCAGAACCGCTGCCACGACGTCAGATGGAAGCCGCGCGACACTTCGTCCAGATCGCGCGGCACCGTGCGCAGCGACTGGTAGAAGCTGAACGTCATGTTCCATGCCTGGCTCGTGAAGATCGCGAAGATCGCGGCGAGCTCGGCGCCGAGCACGCGGCTCGGAAACAGCGCGAGGAAAAACGTGACCGTAAACGAGATGAAGCCGAGCACCGGCACCGATTGCAGGATGTCGAGGACCGGGATCAGCACCATGCCCGCACGGCGGCTCTTGGCCGCGAGCGTGCCGTACACCAGCGTGAACGCGAGCGACGCGACCATCGCGGCGAGCATCCGCAGCGTGGTGCGCAACGCGTATTCGGGCAGGTTCGCCGGATCGAGCGAAATCCTCTGGGTCTGGAGGGTCCCGATCGGCGCCATCGTTTCATGGAAGCCGACAACTGCCATCGCGATCAGGCAGATGATCAGCGGGAACGCGATGAAGTCCCATCGGTTCGGCAGGACGCGCCACGCGGACGCGTTGGCGGTCCGGTTCGGATTGAAGAATCCGACGTCCATCAGGCGCCCTCCCCGGTAAGGCCGAACGAAGCCGGCAGACGATGTTGATTCATGGCAAAGCGCACGGGCGCGGTAATTCGACGCGGTAATTCGATTGATTCACGATTTCACGCCGGCGCGACGCGCCGTGCGTTCAGGCTGCGCCCCGGCAGGCCGAGTCGGGCCGCGACGGCACGACACTACACCAACCTGTATTTCAGGTTCAACCGTCCGGGGCCAGGCGCGGCGCCGGGCGGCGCACGGATCGTGCCCGGCGCGCGTGCGGACGGCGCGCGGCGCGGTGCGGAGCAGCCCGGCCGCAGTCTGTCGGCCGGCATGCAGGCCCCGAATTATGCCGTGATCCGGGCCGGCCGGGAACCCGGCAGCCGCACATGGGCGCAAACCGGGCCGGCCGTCAGCGGACGGTCAAGCGAAGCAGGTATGATCGGGGCTGGCCCCCGGCATCGGTCGACCGACCGCCGCCGGGCATCGACCGACCAGCGGGAGGAAGGGAATGGCAGGAAATTTGGTGATCGTCTGCCGCGATCAGGACGCCGATGCGTTCTACGAGCTGATGCAGGAATACGGGTCGTTCCAGACCCGGCTGTCGTCGACGGCGTGGTACCTGAACATGAACGTGGTGCCGGAATCGCTGCAGGAGGAAATCCTGGAGCGCCTCGGCCGCTACACGACCGTCTATATCTTCGAGGCCACGAGCGTGACCTACAACACCATCGACAGCAACGCCGCCGAAACGCTCGGCACACTGTTCGGCGAATGATACCGCGCGGCGCCTGCCGGGCAGGCGCCGCATTGGCCGCTTACGCGGCCTGCGCGTGAGGCTCGTCCTTCGGCACCACGTCGAACGGAAACGTCATCGCGACGCGCAGGCCGCCCTCGGGACGGTTGCCGATCTCGCAGGTCCCGCCTAGCCGTTGCACGAGCCGCTCGACGATCGCGAGCCCGAGCCCGCTGTGGCCGTTCCCGCCGCGCGCAGGGTCGAGCCGCACGAACGGCCGCGTCGCGGCCGCCAGGTCGCGCGGCGCGATCCCGCCCCCGCTGTCACTGACCGACAGCACATAACCGGCCGGCGTGCGCGCCGTCTCGACCAACACGGGCGGCGCACCATACGCATGCGCGTTGTCGAGCAGGTTCGACAGAATCCGGTCGAGCGTCGCGGTCGGCAGCCGGAAGGCGCCGTCCGCGGCCAGATGCGTCTCGACCGGCGGCGCGTTCGGCGCGACCGCACGATAGCTGCGCGCAATCCGCTCGCAGGTCTGGTCGACCGGCACCGGCTCGCTGCGATCGGCTCCGCCGTGCGCGAACACGAGGAACTGGTCGACGATGTGCGACATCGAGTCGACGTCGCGCACGACGCCATCGCGCAGCCGCGCGTCATCCATCATCTCGGCGCGCAGACGCATCCGCGCGAGCGGCGTGCGCAGGTCGTGCGCGACGCCGGCCAGCATCACCGCGCGGTCGTTCTCCGCTTGCGACACCTGCTCGACCATCTGATTGAAGCCGTGCGTGAGCTGGCGCAGCTCGCGCGGCCCGCGCTCGCGCAGCGGCGGCACCGGCTGGCCGCGGCCGAAGCGCGCGACCGCGCGCGCCAGCGAGCGCAGAGGCTGCTGCAGCTGCCACGCCGCGAACAGAGCGGCGATCACGCCAGCCGAAAAGATCGTGCCGAGCCACAGCAGCATCCGGTCGAGCGAACGCGGCGGGCGCAGCGGCTGCACCGGCACGACGATCCAGTTCCGGTCGGTCGGCTCCTTGACCCACAGCACCGGCGGATGGCCCGGCGCGCCGATCGCGACCTGCGTGCCCGGCGGCATCCGGTCGCTCACGTCGTCGCGGAACCGCTTCAGCGGTGCCGGCAGGTTGGACGCGTCGCCCTTCGGGACGTCGGGGCTGTCCGGCGCCACGAGCCGCACGCGCGACGGCAGCGGCTGGTCCGGCGTGCGCTCGACGTGCTGGCGCACCGCATCGACGAGGAACGCGGCCTCCTCGACCGCGTAACGCGTCTGCATCTGGTGGCGCTCGAGCCGCATCGCGAAGAACCACGCGAAGTGGGACAGGAGCAGCACGCCGACGACCAGCAGGGCCAGTCGCCCGAACAGTGAATCAATGGGTTTGCGCATGGGCCTCGCCGTCGGGCACGAATACGTACCCGCGCCCGCGCACCGTCTGGATGAAGCGCGGCGTCGACGGATCCGTTTCGAGGATGCGGCGCAGTCGCCACACCTGGACGTCGATGCCGCGATCGGTGCCGTCGTACTCGGGCCCGTGCAGCAGCTCGAGCAGTCGCTCGCGCGTAAGCGTGCGCAGCGCGTGGTTTACGAAGATTTTCAGCAGCGCGAATTCGCTGCTCGACAGGGTTGCCGGCTTGCCGTCGACCGACAGCGTGCGCGCCTGGAAGTCGAGCACGAAGCGGCCGAACGCGAACGGCTCGCGCTGCTCGGGCGCCGCAGCCGAAGGCGTCGCACGGCGGCGGCGCAGCACGGCCTGCACGCGCGCAAGCAGCTCGCGCGGATTGAACGGCTTGCCGAGGTAGTCGTCCGCGCCGAGTTCGAGGCCGACGATGCGGTCAACGTCGTCCGCGCGCGCGGTCAGCATGATCACGGGGATGTCGTCGCCGGCCGCGCGCAACTGGCGCAGCGCGGTCAGGCCGTCCACCCCCGGCATCATCAGGTCCAGCACGATCAGGTCGGGCCGCTCGCGCTCGAGGCGCTTCTCGAGCGACGCCGCGTCGTGCAGCACGGACACTTCCATCCCCTGGCGCACGAGATAGTCGCGCAGCAGGTCTCGGAGTTCTTGGTCGTCGTCGACGATGAGGATCTGGGTAGTCATGGCTGGAAGTTTAGCGCGCGAGCGCGGAGTCGAAGAACGATACAAAGGTGCGAAAGGGTTACTGCGGGTTACCGCGCAAGGGAACTGTAATGCTCGGTAACCCGGCGGCGATCCCGCGTAACACCGGGCCGGGGGTGCACCGCTAACCTGCGTCTTACCGGATGCGGCATGCGGACCACCCCGCGCACCGTATCGCCGGACCTTTCGATTCAAGGAGTTTCCGAAATGTATAAGAAGACTTCCCGCGTGGCCATTGCGGCCGCCACCGTGCTCGCACTCGCATTCGGCGCCGCGCATGCCGCGCAGCCCGACGACATGCCGCCGCCGGGCGGCCCCGGCATGCACCAGATGCACCCCGGCCATGAAGGCGGCCCGTTCGGCGTGCTCATGAAACTGCACGACCAGCTCAAGCTCAACGCGTCGCAGGAACAGCAGTGGCAGACGGCCGTCAACACGATGAAGCAGAACCATGAAGCGATGCGCAAGAGCCACGAGCAGATGCGCGAGCAATTCAAGGCGCAGCAGAATCAGCCGATCCTCGACCTGAACGCGATGCATGCGGCCCGCCAGCAGGCCGAGCAGCAGAACGCGCAGCTGCGCGAGCAAAGCGCGGCCGCATGGCTGGCGTTCTACAACGGGCTGAACGACCAGCAGAAGACGACGGTCAGCACCGCGCTCAAGCAGCAGTTCGCGCAGATGGAGCAGCGTCACGAGAAGATGAAGCAACGCTGGGAGCAGCACCGCGCGGCCAAGGCCGCGTCGGCACCGGCGCAGTAAGCCGGCTGGCCGCCTTGCAGGGCGGCTTCGAGGGGGACGCGGGCGCCCGGGCCGCGTCCCCTTTCATTTCACGCGACGTCGAACAGCAGCACCTCGGCCGCGCGGCCACGTGCGAACGCGACCGTGTCGACGCCCGCGATCCGCACACCGTCGCCGGCGGCCAGCGCATGTCCGTTGACTTCCACGTCGCCGCGCGCGACATGCACGTAGGCCTGGCGCGCGACCGGCACGTCGAATGCGGCTTCCTCGTCGCCGTCGATCAGCCCGGCGAAGATCCGTGCGTCCGCGCGCAGCGGCAACGCGCCGTCGTCGCCGTCCGACGATGCGACGAGCCGCAAGCGGCCGCGCTTGGCGGCGTCGGCGAAATGCCGCTGCGCATAGCCCGGCCGCCCGCCGGGTTCGGCCGGCTGCAGCCAGATCTGCAGCAGGTGCAGTGCGCGATCGCGCGACGCGTTGGTCTCGCTGTGCACGAGGCCCGTGCCCGCACTCACCCGCTGGACGCCGCCGGCGCGTACGATCGCGCCATTGCCAAGGCTGTCGCGATGCGCAAGTGCGCCATCCAGCACGTACGTGACGATTTCGAAATCCCGGCGCGGCTGCATGCCAAAGCCGCGGGTCGGCGCGATCCGGTCCTCGCACAGCACGCGCAGCGCGCGGAACGGCGGATGCTGGGTTGCCGCGTGGCCGGCGAGCGGGAAGCTGTGGCTCGATTCGAGCCAGCCCTGACGCGTATGGCAGCGGTCGGCGGCGCGGCGGATCTGGAACATGGGGCGGCACTCCGGCAGGCGGGTATTCTTGGTTCGGGTTTACCTGCACTCTAGGGGCGCGCCGTGCGCGCCACAATCCGCCGCCCGCGCACCGCATCGTTGCATTCACGCGCCCAATCGGCGCAATACTCGTTGTGAATACCACCACCGCAGCAACAGCCGGTTCGAGGAATCGATCGGTTGTGCCGGATTGCCGTTTTCCGGGTATCGCGTTCGGGTAAAATACCGCCCTTTTGGCGTCCGCCCGTCCGGCGGATGCCGTTGCCAGCGCGCCGAAACACGAATTTTGGCCGTCTAGAATACGCCGCGGCGCCCGACACGACCGGCCGCGAGCGCCCCCCGGAAGTGAGCGACAACAGCATGGAAATGAAGAAGGCCGCCCTGTGCGCCGCCCTCGCCCTCGTGGCGGGCAGCGCCTTCGCGAAAGAGTGGAAGACCGTGCGAATCGGCGTCGATGCGAGCTACCCGCCGTTCGAGTCGACCGCGCCTAGCGGCGAGATCGTCGGTTTCGACGTGGATCTCACCAAGGAAATCTGCAAGCGGATCAACCTGAAGTGCGTGTGGGTCGCGCAAGATCTCGACGGAATCATCCCGGCGCTGAAGGCGAAGAAGTACGACGTCATCGTGTCGTCGCTGACCGTCACGGACAAGCGCCGCGAACAGATCGACTTCTCCGACAAGGTGTACGACGCCCCCGCGCGGATGATCGCGAAGGCGGGCTCGCCGCTGCTGCCGACGGTCGCGTCGCTCAAGGGCAAGCGCGTCGGCGTCGAGCAGGGTTCGACGCAGGAATCGTACGCAAAGGCGTACTGGGAACCGCAGGGCGTGACGATCGTGCCCTACCAGAACCAGGACCAGGTCTATGCCGATCTCGGCTCGGGCCGCCTCGATGCGACGCTGCAGGACGAGCTCCAGGCCGACTACGGCTTTCTGCGCACGCCGCGCGGCAAGGGTTTCGCATTTGCCGGACCGGAAGTGAAGGATCCGAAAACGATCGGCGACGGCACCGCGATCGGCCTGCGCAAGGAAGACACCGATCTGAAGCTCAAGATCAACAAGGCGCTGGCCGACATGCACAAGGACGGCACGTACGACCGGCTGTCGCACAAGTATTTCGCGTTCAGCGTCTATTCGGCTCGCTGAGCTGCAACGATGGGAGCGGATGCGGGGGCGGCCCCGCGTCCGGGCAACACAGGCAGTCAACCGCGCGCCGCCCGCCCGATCGCCCGACGCTTCGCGCGACGGGCCTGACCGGCACCGATGCCGGGGGCGGACGGCGATGATACGCACGGGGGCGTTCCGCGCAGCATGGCGGGCGCGTCTTTCCGGGCGCACCGCGTGCGCCCTCCGGGACCACACCAGGGACCACATATGTTTCTACAAGGCTACGGCCCGCTGATCCTCGCCGGCACCTGGCAGACCGTCAAACTGGCGGTGCTTTCGCTCGCGCTGTCGTTCGTGCTGGGCCTGCTCGGCGCGGGCGCGAAGCTGTCGCGCAACCGCTTCACGAACGGCGTCGGCACCGTCTACACGACGCTGATCCGCGGCGTCCCCGATCTCGTGCTGATGCTGCTGCTGTTCTACAGCCTGCAGATCTGGCTGAACGTCGCGACCGACGCGCTCGGCTGGGACCAGATCGACATCGACCCGTTCCTCGCGGGCGTGCTCGTGCTGGGGTTCATCTACGGCGCATATTTCACCGAGACTTTCCGCGGCGCGTTCCTGTCGGTGCCGCGCGGCCAGCTCGAGGCCGGCAGCGCGTACGGGATGACCAACTGGCAGGTGTTCACGCGCATCATGTTCCCGCAGATGATGCGCTTCGCGCTGCCGGGCATCGGCAACAACTGGCAGGTGCTCGTGAAGTCGACCGCACTCGTGTCGATCATCGGCCTCGCGGACGTCGTGAAGGCGTCGCAGGACGCCGGCAAAGGCACGCTGCGGTTCTTCTTCTTCACGCTGATCGCCGGCGCCGTCTACCTCGCGATCACGACGATCTCGAATTTCGTGCTGATGTGGCTCGAAAAGCGCTACTCGACCGGTGTCCGCAAGGCTGACCTATGATCGAACTCATTCAAGAATACTGGCGCAACTACCTCTACACCGACGGCTTCCGGATCACCGGCGTCGCGATCACGCTGTGGCTGCTCGTCGTGTCGATCGGCCTCGGCTTCTGCCTGTCGGTGCCGCTCGCGGTGGCCCGCGTGTCGAAGAAGAAGTGGCTGTCGGGCGCCGTGTGGCTGTACACGTACGTGTTCCGCGGCACGCCGCTCTACGTGCAATTGCTGCTCTGCTACACCGGCCTCTACAGCCTGCAGATCGTACGCGGCACGCCGTTGCTCGATGCGTTCTTCCGCGACGGCATGCACTGCACGCTGCTCGCGTTTACGCTGAACACCTGCGCATACACCACCGAGATCTTCGCGGGCGCGATCAAGGCGACGTCGTACGGCGAGATCGAGGCCGCCCGCGCGTACGGGATGTCGACCTTCACGATGTATCGCCGAGTGATCCTGCCGTCCGCGTTGCGCCGTTCGCTGCCGCTGTACAGCAACGAAGTGATCCTGATGCTGCACGCGACGACCGTCGCGTTCACCGCCACCGTGCCCGACATCCTGAAGATCGCGCGCGACGTCAACTCGGCGACGTACATGTCGTTCCACGCATTCGGCATCGCCGCCCTGCTCTATCTCGTGATCTCGTTCACGCTCGTGTGGCTGTTCCGCCAGGCCGAGCGTCGCTGGCTCGCGTATCTGCGCCCGCAAGGCAAGTAAGTTTCCGCAGGAATATTGATGAATTCCCAGACTCAAAAGCTTTTCGTCGACGATCTCCACAAGCGGTACGGCGACAACGAGGTGCTCAAGGGCGTGTCGCTGAAGGCGAACTCGGGCGACGTGATCAGCGTGATCGGCTCGTCCGGTTCCGGCAAGAGCACGATGCTCCGCTGCATCAACTTCCTCGAGCAGCCGAACGCGGGCCGCATCTTCGTCGACGGCGAGGAAGTCCGGACCGCGCTCGACAAGACGGGCGCGCTGCGCGCGGCCGATCCGAAGCAACTGCAGCGCGTGCGCACGAAGCTGTCGATGGTGTTCCAGCACTTCAATCTGTGGTCGCACATGAACGTGATCGAGAACGTGATGGAAGCGCCCGTCAACGTGCTCGGAATCCCGAAGAAGGAAGCCGAGGATCGCGCGCGCGAGTATCTCGAGAAAGTCGGCCTCGCGCCGCGCGTCGAAAAGCAGTATCCGTCGCACCTGTCGGGCGGCCAGCAGCAGCGCGTCGCGATCGCGCGCGCGCTCGCAATGCATCCGGACGTGATGCTGTTCGACGAACCGACTTCCGCACTCGATCCGGAACTCGTCGGTGAAGTGCTGAAGGTGATGCAAAAGCTCGCCGAGGAAGGCCGCACGATGATCGTCGTCACGCACGAGATGGGCTTCGCGCGCAACGTGTCGAACCACGTGATGTTCCTGCACCAGGGGCGCGTGGAAGAAGAAGGCGTACCGTCCGAGGTGTTCGCGAATCCGAAGAGCGAGCGCCTGCGCGCGTTCCTGTCGGGCAGCCTGAAGTAACGCGCCGCGCGTTACGCAGCACGAGCGGGCGCCATCCGGCGCCCGCTTTGCGTTTACGCGGCGTCGACCGGCGCGGCGTGGGCGAACGCGCGCAGCGCGTCGCCCGCGAGCCGGTAGCGTACCCATTCGCTCTGCGGCGCCGCGCCGACGCTTTCGTAGAAGCGGATCGCGGGCTCGTTCCAGTCGAGCACGCTCCATTCGAAGCGCCCGCAGCCGGTGTCCACCGCGATGCGCGCGAGCGCCTTCAGCAGCCGCAGCCCGGCGCCCGCGCCGCGAAAGCGCGGCGATACGTACAGATCCTCGAGATACAGCCCCTGGCGGCCGAGCCACGTCGAATAAGAGAAGAAATACACGGCGAAGCCGGCCGGTTCGCCGTCGACCTCGCAAATCAGCGCGCGCGCCGGCGTGTCCTCGCCGAACAGGCTGCGCTCGAGCGATGCGTGCGTTGCGATCACTTCATGCTCGGCCTTCTCGTAGATGGCCAGCTCGGTGATGAAACGCAGGATTTGCGGCACGTCGGCGACGGTAGCGGAACGGATGTCGATTTGCACGATTGGGGCCCTCCCCGGCCCGGGCTGAATACGGAATGCGGCGCCCGCGATCGCGGGTGGCGCAGGCCAAGTCGACATGCTACGGTCACGCCTGAACTGCAGGAAGTGCAGTTTCTTCATCGAGACATGAACATGATGCATCCCGACCTGCGCCGGCTCGACCTGAACCTGCTGCTTGCGTTCAACGCGCTGTACCGCCACCGGTCGGTCGCCGCGGCCGCCCACGAGCTGGCGATGAGCCCGTCCGCGCTGAGCCATGCGCTCGCGCGGCTGCGCGATGCGATCGGCGACGCTCTGTTCGTGCGGCTCGGCAACGAGATGCAGCCGACCGTGCGCGCCGACGACATTGCCAGCTGGGCCGGCGACGCGCTCGACACGATGTCGAAAGGGCTTGCCCGCGCACGCCGCTTCGATGCGGCGCAAAGCGACCGCACGTTCGTGTTCGCCGCGACGGACTACACGGCATTCGCCGTGCTGCCCGCATTGCTCGCGCGCATCGAGCAGGTCGCGCCGCGGCTGAAGATCCGCGTCGTTCATTCGGACCGAAAGATCTCGATCGACGAGCTCGCGGCCGGCCGGATCGATTTCGCGCTCGGATACCACGAGGAATCGGCCGCCGACGCGCCTGGCATCGAGGATTTCGACTGGTTCTCTGACGACTACGTGGTCATTGCGAGCGCCACGCACCCGGACATCCGCCGGCGGCTGACGCTCGACCAGTATCTGGCCGCGCGACACGCGGTCGTCACGCCGTGGAACGAGCCGCGCGGCGTAGTCGACTACGTGCTGGACCGGCTCGGTCTCGCGCGGCAGGTCGCCGTGCAACTGCCGACCGTGCTCGCCGCCCCGTTCGTGATCGCGGAATCTGCGCTGCTGATGACGGTGCCGAACCGCGCCGCACAGACGCTGCGCGGTGCGGCGCCGATCCGCATTTTCCCGGCGCCGTTCGAGATTCCGCGCTACACGATCAAGGTGTACTCGCACGCGAAGCATGCGCGCACCGACGCGCACCGCTGGCTGCGCGCGCAGTTGCTCGCTGCACGGCCGGCGCTCGATTGAGGCCGGGACGCTCGTGCAGCAGCCGGCGGCACCCCTGAGCCACTCGCGTTCAGCGCGCCGCACGGCGCCTCCGAAGCGTCGTCAATTTATTACGAAATACTTACCAATTCGCACCGAGACGCGCTTACGCTGGCAGCCGCCACGTCGTCAATAGTGGCAATCCTTGACCCACGCTCGCCGAAACCGTGTCTGCCTTGTCGGACAAGGGTTTTCCTGCCCCCGACGCCCCGTCCGGCGCCCACCGCGCACCGTGTTGCATGGCAAATTGGCGACACGTGTTAGTCAAACAACGATTTCCGTCGCCACAAAATTGTATTTTTGCTAAATTAGTAACCAAAGTAGCAAAACGAAAGTCGTGAAATGTAGTTTAGCTTCACGACACAACAAGGAGACCCCGCAAGCCGACCCGGCCGCGCGGGACCGCTCAACGGTTTTCCGTCCGCTTGCCCGCGTGCCGCGCTTACCGGCCCTGCACGAGGTCTCCCTGGTTATCCCGCTTTTCGCTTTTGCCCGACGTTCGCTGCGCCGGGCATCTCGTGCAGTCTGGGTTGACTTTTTGACAGGGTATGGAGGAGATGATGAAGAAAGCTTTGGTCGCGGCCGCGCTGATGGCTGCTGGGGTGGTTACGGCGCACGCGCAGAGCAGCGTGACGCTGTATGGTCGCCTGGATGCCGGCCTTGAGTACCTGAACGGCCTGCAGAACGGCCACCAAGTGCGCGCGGAAAGCGGCGACTGGGGCACGAGCCTGTGGGGCTTGAAGGGCAGCGAAGACATCGGTGGCGGCAACAAGATCCTGTTCCACCTCGAAGGCGCGTTCAACACGATGACGGGCGGCTTCAGCGGCTCGATCTGGGATCGTTTCGCGACCGTCGGCATCTCCAACGACCGCTACGGTACGCTGCTGCTGGGTCGCGAACTCGCGATCGCGAACGGCGTGTGGGACTTCGATCCGTTCGGTCAGTCGGCATGGTCGACGGCATCGCTCGTGCGCGGCCGCAACTGGAACAAGACCAGCAACAACGTGTCGTACCAGTCGCCGTCGCTGTATGGCCTCGACTTCTACGGCCAGTTCTCGTTCTCGAACTCGACCAGCTTCAACGGCAATACGACGGCCGGCCAACCAGGCCGCGCCATGGGCGGTCAGGTCACCTATACGAATTCGCTGTTCCAGTTGCGCGGCATCTACGACGAAACGCGCGACAGCAACGGCCGCTTCTCGGACGTGTTCAACTACTCGCGCGAATACTTCGCCGGCGTGAACGTGTTCCTCGGCCAGTTCAAGCTTCAGGCGGCTTACCAGGCATCGCACGCCGACGGCAGCGGCGGCCCGGCGGTCAACGCCGGCGTGACGGGCACGCAACAGGTCTGGGGCGGCGTGACGTGGCAGGCAACGCCGGCCGCAGCGCTGATCGCGGCGGTGTACCACGTGAACGCGAACCACGGCGGCGGCAACGCGAACATCTACACGGTCGGCGGTTCGTACAACATCTCGAAGCGCACGCTGTTCGACGTCCAGGTCGCGACGGTGCGCAACAGCTCGACGGCCAACTTCGGCCTGAACGCGAACGGTGCAGGCACCGCCGTGTCGACCGGCAACCCGCATCCGGGCGGCAGCCAGACCGGCGTCTACGCCGGCATCCAGCACCTGTTCTGATCAGGCGCCGTTCAGAGAACGAATCGACAACACTTTCCACGCTGCTGCGAGAGGCGCGTATCGGTGCGGTACCCACCCGGGTATCGCACCTTTTTTTATTGGCGGGCCATGCTCGCGCATCCCGCGGCCCGCGGCCCGCGCGATTCAAGCCGCTGGAAAGCGGCCAGGAAGCGAGCGCCGCGCAACCGAATGAACGGGCGCGATCCTCAGACCGCCGCTTCGTTCTCTTCGCCGGTGCGGA is a window of Burkholderia latens DNA encoding:
- a CDS encoding ABC transporter permease, whose translation is MIELIQEYWRNYLYTDGFRITGVAITLWLLVVSIGLGFCLSVPLAVARVSKKKWLSGAVWLYTYVFRGTPLYVQLLLCYTGLYSLQIVRGTPLLDAFFRDGMHCTLLAFTLNTCAYTTEIFAGAIKATSYGEIEAARAYGMSTFTMYRRVILPSALRRSLPLYSNEVILMLHATTVAFTATVPDILKIARDVNSATYMSFHAFGIAALLYLVISFTLVWLFRQAERRWLAYLRPQGK
- a CDS encoding ABC transporter ATP-binding protein codes for the protein MNSQTQKLFVDDLHKRYGDNEVLKGVSLKANSGDVISVIGSSGSGKSTMLRCINFLEQPNAGRIFVDGEEVRTALDKTGALRAADPKQLQRVRTKLSMVFQHFNLWSHMNVIENVMEAPVNVLGIPKKEAEDRAREYLEKVGLAPRVEKQYPSHLSGGQQQRVAIARALAMHPDVMLFDEPTSALDPELVGEVLKVMQKLAEEGRTMIVVTHEMGFARNVSNHVMFLHQGRVEEEGVPSEVFANPKSERLRAFLSGSLK
- a CDS encoding ABC transporter permease — protein: MFLQGYGPLILAGTWQTVKLAVLSLALSFVLGLLGAGAKLSRNRFTNGVGTVYTTLIRGVPDLVLMLLLFYSLQIWLNVATDALGWDQIDIDPFLAGVLVLGFIYGAYFTETFRGAFLSVPRGQLEAGSAYGMTNWQVFTRIMFPQMMRFALPGIGNNWQVLVKSTALVSIIGLADVVKASQDAGKGTLRFFFFTLIAGAVYLAITTISNFVLMWLEKRYSTGVRKADL
- a CDS encoding periplasmic heavy metal sensor — encoded protein: MYKKTSRVAIAAATVLALAFGAAHAAQPDDMPPPGGPGMHQMHPGHEGGPFGVLMKLHDQLKLNASQEQQWQTAVNTMKQNHEAMRKSHEQMREQFKAQQNQPILDLNAMHAARQQAEQQNAQLREQSAAAWLAFYNGLNDQQKTTVSTALKQQFAQMEQRHEKMKQRWEQHRAAKAASAPAQ
- a CDS encoding response regulator — its product is MTTQILIVDDDQELRDLLRDYLVRQGMEVSVLHDAASLEKRLERERPDLIVLDLMMPGVDGLTALRQLRAAGDDIPVIMLTARADDVDRIVGLELGADDYLGKPFNPRELLARVQAVLRRRRATPSAAAPEQREPFAFGRFVLDFQARTLSVDGKPATLSSSEFALLKIFVNHALRTLTRERLLELLHGPEYDGTDRGIDVQVWRLRRILETDPSTPRFIQTVRGRGYVFVPDGEAHAQTH
- a CDS encoding ABC transporter permease, producing the protein MDVGFFNPNRTANASAWRVLPNRWDFIAFPLIICLIAMAVVGFHETMAPIGTLQTQRISLDPANLPEYALRTTLRMLAAMVASLAFTLVYGTLAAKSRRAGMVLIPVLDILQSVPVLGFISFTVTFFLALFPSRVLGAELAAIFAIFTSQAWNMTFSFYQSLRTVPRDLDEVSRGFHLTSWQRFWKLEVPFSMPGLIWNMMMSMSGGWFFVVASEAITVGNQTITLPGIGAYLAQAISDKNLGAIGWVILTMTVVILAYDQLLFRPLIAWADKFRMENTASGDAPQSWLLDLVRRTRLIHQLLVPAGWFFAKAARVPLRLPLSGAMRFTLPKVEKKASRTVDIAWAALLLAGTAYIVWRVVSFVATGVTMAEVGHVIMLGLITLLRVVVLIAIASVIWVPVGVWIGLRPKLAEKLQPLAQFLAAFPANLLFPVFVIVIARFHLNADIWLSPLIVLGTQWYILFNVIAGATSYPNDYREAATNFRIRGWQWWRQAILPGIFPYYVTGAITASGGAWNASIVSEAVQWGTTRIEAHGLGAYIAQTTAAGDFPKIILGIAVMSLFVTLFNRLLWRPLYAFAEAKLRLD
- a CDS encoding pirin family protein is translated as MFQIRRAADRCHTRQGWLESSHSFPLAGHAATQHPPFRALRVLCEDRIAPTRGFGMQPRRDFEIVTYVLDGALAHRDSLGNGAIVRAGGVQRVSAGTGLVHSETNASRDRALHLLQIWLQPAEPGGRPGYAQRHFADAAKRGRLRLVASSDGDDGALPLRADARIFAGLIDGDEEAAFDVPVARQAYVHVARGDVEVNGHALAAGDGVRIAGVDTVAFARGRAAEVLLFDVA
- a CDS encoding ABC transporter substrate-binding protein is translated as MKKAALCAALALVAGSAFAKEWKTVRIGVDASYPPFESTAPSGEIVGFDVDLTKEICKRINLKCVWVAQDLDGIIPALKAKKYDVIVSSLTVTDKRREQIDFSDKVYDAPARMIAKAGSPLLPTVASLKGKRVGVEQGSTQESYAKAYWEPQGVTIVPYQNQDQVYADLGSGRLDATLQDELQADYGFLRTPRGKGFAFAGPEVKDPKTIGDGTAIGLRKEDTDLKLKINKALADMHKDGTYDRLSHKYFAFSVYSAR
- a CDS encoding ATP-binding protein, which translates into the protein MRKPIDSLFGRLALLVVGVLLLSHFAWFFAMRLERHQMQTRYAVEEAAFLVDAVRQHVERTPDQPLPSRVRLVAPDSPDVPKGDASNLPAPLKRFRDDVSDRMPPGTQVAIGAPGHPPVLWVKEPTDRNWIVVPVQPLRPPRSLDRMLLWLGTIFSAGVIAALFAAWQLQQPLRSLARAVARFGRGQPVPPLRERGPRELRQLTHGFNQMVEQVSQAENDRAVMLAGVAHDLRTPLARMRLRAEMMDDARLRDGVVRDVDSMSHIVDQFLVFAHGGADRSEPVPVDQTCERIARSYRAVAPNAPPVETHLAADGAFRLPTATLDRILSNLLDNAHAYGAPPVLVETARTPAGYVLSVSDSGGGIAPRDLAAATRPFVRLDPARGGNGHSGLGLAIVERLVQRLGGTCEIGNRPEGGLRVAMTFPFDVVPKDEPHAQAA